The Argiope bruennichi chromosome 9, qqArgBrue1.1, whole genome shotgun sequence nucleotide sequence atataatttaattacattaaaaaaatagtaaaatttaaaaaaaataattcaaaatgctgTTAGGATATTCTATTattctttcctttattatttatcattcaatttttgtatgtatgtttgtttatatatgaaaaataatcaagtaAGCATGTTAAACTTTTGTTAAAGAAATCATGTTTCAATTCAATGTGTAATAAAgttgattttaatcaaatatataggaagaaaaatgattaaatgcatcagaagataaaaaaatggaagcattctaatttttgttttaaaatatgctttgtttTGTTTACTGGTACATAATTAAGATGTGTTATTACAtgaacaaaattgattttattaatgaaattaaagtttgataaatttttgagctgtgatcaaatttttaaaatttttaatgctgtttttttaagaaattgttttttaaattctgagttttttgttatatttctcaGGGTGCGTTGTAAAGAACATAGGAAGAGACCACTTGGGAGTCTAAATTTTACTGTTGGAGAAGGTGTAACTGTTGCTTTTAAAATGTACAAACTTGTTGTTCCTACTTCTAAGCCTACACCAGTTAAattagcaaaagaaaataatgctgAATTAACTACTGTCACTAATATATTCTTAGGAGTAAGTTTTCCTGTATTGTTGTTATAAtggtttaatatttgtgtaatttttattgtaaacacaTTGATATTGTTTGCTGAAACAAAGTTTTAAGAAGAATGCAgagaaattattatgatttttaaaaatgatgtattgtAGGCTTATACAATGAAAGGAATGCAtagtatttgttattttatgtgCTTTGATTTATAATACACATTAACAAGTGCTTAAGGCAAATGTACCACTTAAATGatgttgaaaattgttattttcaattttcttttaattatttgcaacttGAAAGAAGTCAGTTTtgctaagtttttttttgtttgtttgttatgtactgaaaagaagggaaaaatcaaagaaattattaaatatatactaaatagttatgcgacaaaaaaaaaaaaagcatttttttcatctCAGAATAGTTAGGACATTTGAATTTCTGTGATCATAGGTTGCCAGCTGTTGAATAATTATTaggatttttgaaaacatatttttaagcgATATATGGAgtctgattaattttaaaatttcatgtaataaaaaaaagcagtttttacttttatgcaatattatgttttaaaagttaacttaattaaattaatgaattttcattgaaaaatttatagtatttaaaactGCATATTGAATTTGTGTCATAAAGTTATAGTATGCCAATACATATaaccatgaattttaaatttaaataaaattagcaaaagaCAAATTGGCTTACAAAAATCACTTTAGTGGCCAATGAAAGTATCTACTCTTTAATCAGAAATCTGTGCAAGTCGAAACATTATTATATTGTTGGTAGGAATATGATTGATACCATCCTTAAAATCTTgctcatatttttcatttgtttgttgaTATGCATGGCATTTCAGATGCTGCAACTAGAAAAATTTGTTGCTAATTAGATCATCAGGAACAACCTGAAATCAGGCACTTTGCTAATGTGGAAATAGTATCATTTCGCTGCTacagacattttatttattaaatttatctgatcCATCATGCAGCTcaaatttcctcttttattttcaaaaattcatttaaaaaaatcaaaatgaattattttctgggctctctttcaatattattttttagcttttttttaataaaacaatgaggGGCATGGACgtgaaaggaaataataaaaacaagtgttaattgtcattaataaatattttctgttaccTCTTCCATTTcaccttttcaaaaaattttacaatcattGTTCATAGAAACCTTTgtgttcttataaatttttttcaagtttatataTGAGTGCTTAGCAGTGTTAAGTAGAAAATAGCTTTATCTTAGTGCATAAGGTTGATTTCCTCATTTttctaaactaaataaattttatatgagatcatataaaatttattaaaaaaatcgtttatatctataaaaaatcaattatatctagaaaaaagaatgaacctttgaatttatttttagattgaattaaaatataataatatgaaatctttataaaatttgcaatttttgacAATGTTGTTACAGTTACAATGAAGAGTAAAAGACTTGAACCTGATCACTATTTAACAATTTGAGAATAGGTTTCATGAGAAACAGACTTGCTGTATCagatttatttcacttaaattcaaaatgtataattttgaatgtaGTTTTCATTCTATTTCACAtggacatttttttgaataaattcatattatgttagattgatatttagatttgtatcaaaattctacaaaaaattctgtttttctgtttttaattcagCAACTGTGCCATTGGGAACAGATGTGCGATTTTAAATCACATATCTGTAAACTTTCCAATAATTAATAGATGATACGTTAACTGTTAAATACCTGTTGCGTTTCTAAACTGATtgacttttttcatattttaaagcacttttgaagaaaaaaaaataataaaaaagtattttattgtccAAACATAAtcattttcaagaattataattatttttccttaagtttaaaaaactttatagCATTGTGATAGGAATCTTTCCATTTAGcttaattgaatttattgaaatctctATAACCCACATTTTCTTTCATTGCCCTTCTTTTCATATCCCAAATCTGTTAAATTAACCCtatgaatattaaatagaaattaagttttaaaaaatgtgatttctttACTGTCTTGGCAgtagaattataataatatgaaatttatataatgccATGCAAGATTCCTCCCTCTGGTATCTTTTGTTATAAGCTGAAAATTTTGTTAATCTTTATAAAGATATAGAagttaaatgtttgattttccaaatatgttcaaatgaaaattctttttgaaatttattataagcactttcataatttgttttattcattctaGGATACAGGAGAAATTCTTCTTCCTTCAGacctaaaaaaatatcaagaatacggaggaaagaaaatatatgtaactGACGATGAAGCTAAACAAATACGGCATTTTGATAGTCCTGGTAATGTCTCTTCCTATCTCTTttcattaattagtaatttttaatttgaattactcaAATCTTTCACATAACTATTTTTCACattctttaattcatattaagaatatttataattttgttgtctttaggcatatttttatataataattagtcATTATAACTGCATTTCAGGTCTCTTGCTGATGGGTTTTAAACCTAAGTCTTGTTTAAAAACTCATTACCATCTGAAGCCATCCTTGTTCTTGTATCCTGATGAAAAAACAATTGAAGGCAGTACACGTTTATGCTTTGCATTCTTAATTCAGTGTCAGAGGCGAGATTATGTTCCTATATGTcgattaatttcaagaaataatgatCCTCCAAAATTTGTTGCACTTTTACCACAGGTAAATTATTTGTTACTATTTTATTCAtgattattagattattttaaaaatagaaaatatataaatatcaactttttataacaatgaaaaagatattgagaattttattggaaaaaataatgtACTTCTATGATAAGTACAAATAATGaggataaaatgaaaatgatgaatgCCATGTAAAATGTTCTTATTATATTTAGTGTTTCAGAATAACAAAGTaaacagtaataaatattaaatctagattatttttttgaaagaaatttgctcAGGTTTTGGCTAACATCAgataagaatatcattttttccccctatattattaatcataaatgcATATGTAGTTTTACTAAGTAATTTGTTTTGAAGTTACAAAGATTATCATCAGAGATTCTTATTGGAAGTATTATTTTTTGGTTTGTATGTCATGTTGGATTATGGATTGGGAAATTTAGTTctgctttcttttcttcttagttGTAAAtcatgaagggggggggggaagagatgTTCTCAAGAAGAGAATATTCTTGAGAAATattgaatcatattttagttccaaatatttatatttgaattgtaTTCTAAATCCTATCTGACAGGTCattctgattaaataataataataatatactagaaataaaagataaaatagtgttttattattatagatattgtTTAAACcaatattgattttgaattaattgaaaattgtgtACTTTTTAGTatccaataattttaaatggtagtAATGATATTACTTTAGAATCAATATATTACGAGCTGGTGACTGAGCCAGGAAATCaggaaaattcgtaaaaatatctaaaaactatGGAAAATTGGTAATAAAAGCATTTTGCTCTAAACATGTGCTCAGTCTGAAATTTCGCATTGTCAATTCTCTACATCCAGAGCCTAATATCCCCAAGACAGTCATAGCAAAACCACTCAGTGCatctttctttcaaaagtatggcaatttttttgaatttcatgaagATAAGAAAGGAGAGTGATAAGCTGACGAATACAACTAACATCAAccttaatgaaaatttcagatatcatttttttttttttttttttgaagagaacagagatatttaataaattttggtttcgaCCTACGCTCAATTCACCTAAAACCTTGCAATGATGTTTATTACTGTTCACTATATCATTGATGATAATACTTTCCTTTCACATGTTATGTTGAGAGAGTATTTTTGACCAATAAAGATTGTCCATGGGGAAATGTAACAGATTGGTTTGCAACAGAAGAAATGCTCATTGCAATAATTGTTTATGATAGCATTCAAGCAAAtgttggaataaataattttgaagtgtcAAAGCGACTAACTTTAAATATGTGGAATTAATGAGCCAAATATTAAAAGTacaaaaagaagggggaaaaaaaaaggaatgaaatagaAAGGAAATCAGATTATCAGcataaagtattgaaaaaaatttaaaatttttgaagcagTTCCGAAAGAGAGTTTGAGCGTTAAGAAAGAAATTGCAagtctcaaaaaatattttgaaattaatactttattattatttgcaattttttacgtactaaatgtaataaataacaataattatttgttttttaagttattatctataaattaatattttgtatctagcattgtttgtaataataaatggaattaaaaaaaatttaattaaatttgaaaattatttaagaaaatgctgGAATATATAATgagtagttttaataataataataataataaaaatagttctttgTGTGAAATTTCAATAGTTAGACAATCTAATAGGtataaattacttattatgtCCATTATTAGTATTACTATCCCggctaaaataattatttacgatATTTCATGGAACATTACAAAATCATATCTGAACGTATTACTCTTTGGTAACtacttttcatattaaataataatattttacaggaaGAACAAGTGGATAATCGTGGATTCCAGATTGTTCCTCCTGGTTTCCATGTTGTTTATCTACCTTTTATGGAAGACATTCGCAATGTGAAAGTTGATAGTAAGCATAATCCATCTGAagctttaattgaaaaatcaaaagaaattattaaaaaactccAGTTTGCATATCATCCAGAATCCTTTGAAAATCCTGGTATGTTTCTTatgtttattattagtaaataatttgaagaagtaaatatttcatgcattcaAGTAATATTTTCCCTCTTGGCAGTTTTACAGAAACATTGGAGAAATATTGAAGCCTTAGCTTTAAACAGAGATGCCCCTGAAGAGATAATAGATTACACATGtaagtaaggatttttttttatttctttctaacttAGAATCAtacttaataacttttaatttaaattttcaaaatatatttctcaaataaatataatttcttttttgaaaattttattaacctAAGGGTGTGGGGAAATTTAAAttgatagatatttcaaaattttcaatgaaggttaaaaatttgtaatgtttcaaaattactcgtttttttttgttatgaataaattaatttattaatgttatttagaAGTTATggctttttctcatttttttttattgcacttaaATCATTTAAGCTATACTTTATTAGAAAGAagttgatttaaatataatattttttgaaaatgtatatttctgtaCAGTTCTTATTGaatcagcaattaaaatttttaaaaatgaaacatttttctgtatttaattgaGAAATACTGTGTTtggtttttctaattttaatactaaaagattatcctgtatttttaatttatttttaaagttaatattgaaCATTTATGTTAAGCTTAagtcagaatttaaataattcatataaataaaagagtACATATTAgatgtttagaataaaattgttgagaatttttaactataaagaataatttttcttaggaAGCATTTAACTAATGCATaagtttttagattaaaaatattttatgctcaataaaaaaaaaaaaaaatacaaattagttttgcaatttatataaattatctagaATGAAGCAGTAATATGCGCAAATTCAAATATGATCCTAATCACTTGTTAAAAAACAATGTCAGGTAATATGTGTTCTCAAAAAAAAGTATAGTACCTGCTTTCATAATATATATCTGCCAATCTTGAATTGCTGGGAATTTTTCAGTTTAAGTCTAATATAGCATGCTTCATTTATGGTCATTCATTATgctgtcaataaaatttttagaagcatgttaccattaatttatttttctattgtattttaatttgtaaatgattACTAGTTAAGTTACTATAGTTTCTCTCTACAGTACCAACAAAAGATGTTATTGAGAAAAGAGCTGGCAGATTGATAGATGAATTTAAAGCATTACTGTGTCCTGGAACTCCTGAACCAAatgtatgttgttgttttttttaatcctatcCTCCACCTCCTTCTTTCCTATTTTTTCCCCTCGGTTTTGTCTACATGGATTTGTtcgtcataatttttaaaattctattttgacaGCCTGGTACTATGTATGGTGCTCCTGCCAAAAGACCAAGACTAGATGATTCAGCAGTGCCATTAACTTTGCAACATGAAGTTGCTACTGGTCAGGTAAGGTCTTATGTAAAACTCTCAAAATTTTGTCAAGTTGTTTTTGACATGTATAGAATTTTTGCAGCTGAAAAATCAGACCTTGAAAAAAAcggttttaatgcattttatatggattaaaaatttgaatttttgttttatgatttgaataatataaaacaaaagaaattgtgGTCCTAAAATTCCACCTTTTCAAATTTGTGATTTCATAATTTAGAGTGTCTTCATAACTTATTTTAGAGCAatgtcatttatatatatatggaactattatttttttaatggattgagaagaaattaaacatgaaacaattctgttgaagattttaataactgatcaaaattcttaatatttataaatcattaatctTTTCATCCTCAACACCTTGTAAGTATTCATCATATGCGACACATTAATTCCacaattttcttgattaaatgttcataatttaaaaaaaaaacatgattttaatttaaatacctgAATATGCATTAATTGTAATTTacctacatttttaaaattaattattaaaatttcactttgaatTGTATATATACTTTGTTTTCTTTGCTTCCGAGTTTACATGCGACTAAAATAACTGCCATCTCACCTATATTTTTTGGTAAACTTCTTTTGAATCTATATAACTTCCGAATGCCTCCTCCCAGCACTTTTTTCTACCTTTTAATTCAATGTTTTGTTTCTTGGTCATGAgtttaacacaaaatattttttaaagtgcctaaaaattaccattttttaacaacaaaaaatgtattacataCATCTGCACATTTAAAATCATAAAGGAAACTGAACCAGTATTCCAACCACTAGtctgattttgccaatttttgtaTGTTATGAAAGCTTTTGATCATCAAATATGTCATAAATAGTCGCAAGCCTTCCAccatttacaagaaaaattttataaatgttaatttactgtaTATACATTCTCTATATAGAAAAGCCATATCAAAGTTCCCTAGTCACAAGCATTGTACTAATTTTAAAGTAGGTATAGTATCTGCAGTAAGGATCcatttatattataacatttgTCACCAATCCCTCCTCCAagccttttattttcaaaatattagttcACTATATATTTTCAGTGGAACAAAACATCCAACAATTCCTAATCAAAATTACAGTACCGATATtgagaatttttgtttcatatgaatatattttcaattgttgtctaaataaatgtcattttacgaaatattgcaaaattgaCAAAGCTTTCACTAAAGTAGTGAAATATAATgccaattatattatattatatttcactaCTTTGGTGCATAGTTCAGCAGTTGTTGATAGATTAAATTTGTCTTGTGGCTGTTAAAGGCTACTAATATAGTCATGCTAgccaattttgatgaaataatcaGGAAGCTAGAATTATATTAGCATTCCTGCCACtgattttagataattattaccaaatattcattcattatattaatcAGCAatcttaagtaaataaaaaaagaaaattgtgattTTGTGTATGCTAATTCAAAAGATCAgataaattcagatttcaaaaatacCTCATGTTTAAAATGGggctaatataaatttttcaaattcttatctaATATTGGAAAGATTAAGTGAAAAGCCTCCGTGTAtagcaaatttctttcttaataaagaaatatatatttacaattttatatattctaagaaaagtatttaattgttaaaaaattgggGTAGTCAAATagaacatttttaacaatttgctattaaaattgcATGCAGATGTACCACATTAATATTCTGAATGTTTAATTATTCAAAgagattttcaaatttcttacttCTATTTTTTAGTTGCCTCGGTACAAGGTCAATGTTTTGAAGGAATTTTGTAAGCGCAATGGAATTCGATGTGGCTCAAAGAAAGCTGATATCATGGAAGCAATCAAACGATTTTATCTTGAACATTAAATCTTTTCAAAGGActgtttttgatgaatatttgatTGTGGGCAgtctattatgatttttttttgtacaaattgtgAAAAACTGCAAGATTCTCAATTATTAAGTTTTTAGCCTTTtgaagaatttgtaaatattcattagaaattcctgtacaatttcatttaaaaaaaaaataaaccaatggAAATGATGCgagttttctttatcattttatatcttaaagATTCCTTCTATCCCAAaactaaaaaatggaattttgaaattaagttattcCTATACATATCTTAAAGGCTTCGTTAATGTTAATATGTGTAACACATACTAGCAAATCACCTTTCctgtgaaaattaaattcttagtgGTGCActaccctttaaattttaaactaaaaaaacttGTAGATAACCTATTTAGGCTTACAGGAATTAAATTTCGTAAAGATTGtacttattgtttttattttggggGTGTTCCATCACCTGGAACACTGCACCACTACAGCTCTGTAAAGTGTGACTAAGCAAGCATTGCAGTGAAgtgcaaaaatgaattaaatctctataatttgaatttttttaaaaaacactacaTTATACCTGTGAAGCAGATTTAGCATGATCCCAGGTGCACTACAAGGAGGCAAGCTCAGATTTGTTATTGGAGggcaatttttaaagcatttttggtgttttggaaaaaaaatagttagtCACTCTGTGCTattctcaataaaattaatttacaaaaaaaaatggctatagtatatatatgatttaaaaattttacatattatataaaaaggaaCGTTAATGAAACTCAAGAGAGCGGGAAACTCCGTTCATCTCTAAGTAAAGATGATTAAGGCTACTGATAaagaaggaagaaagaaaaaccaCAAACTTCGGACTCATAGTAAGGGTTGGTCATTTGCAAGAATTTTGACCCTCCTAAACACTATTCCTTGAATTCAGTTCATTTCCCATGAAAAAGGGAGAACAGCAGGTATCTCTTTCCAGCGCAGTGTTCCAGCTGACAGAACACCTAATTTTATCCAACAATTATATGTAAGCtttctctataaaaaattttaaaatatatagccaacaaaattacattaaaatcatTGTATTTCTAGAAAAAAAGGGCTTTTACATAATGTGTTATAGCTGAAAATTATGGATTAGcttgattaaaattatcattaattgttaaaaaagcaGGTTAAAagttaatcttaaatatattttttctatttatagttgaatttaatgattttaggAATGAGAGGAGTTAGATGTTCCATGTAGTGGAACACTGTGTCGTAAAGGGTTATTAATACACActcttttgtaattttgaaagatttcactGCTGACTAAGcgctacataaaaaaaataaagtgttaatGTGCTAtgattcaaaagaattattaatgataaatttttcttccatatatttttatttctactacTTTGGCACACTTACAAATGTGG carries:
- the LOC129984047 gene encoding X-ray repair cross-complementing protein 5-like, which produces MNPTWEDPIPDEDDDENVYDKGFVRGRDAVIFLIDASREMFQPLPAHPEEEMIHPTCPFQLSLKCARTTLTNKIISSNKDLTGIVLFGTDKTKNTRNDTDFKHIYVFHDLCEPGAERVLETEELMSLDANAFQETYGHSTDFSMADALWVCSIMFSNCKFTLAHRRILLFTAIDNPHENSPQLQLQARTKAKDLHESNIDIDLMHIQLPTLEFDTSKFYKHIALTADDEFYSMPSASDRLDDLLTRVRCKEHRKRPLGSLNFTVGEGVTVAFKMYKLVVPTSKPTPVKLAKENNAELTTVTNIFLGDTGEILLPSDLKKYQEYGGKKIYVTDDEAKQIRHFDSPGLLLMGFKPKSCLKTHYHLKPSLFLYPDEKTIEGSTRLCFAFLIQCQRRDYVPICRLISRNNDPPKFVALLPQEEQVDNRGFQIVPPGFHVVYLPFMEDIRNVKVDSKHNPSEALIEKSKEIIKKLQFAYHPESFENPVLQKHWRNIEALALNRDAPEEIIDYTLPTKDVIEKRAGRLIDEFKALLCPGTPEPNPGTMYGAPAKRPRLDDSAVPLTLQHEVATGQLPRYKVNVLKEFCKRNGIRCGSKKADIMEAIKRFYLEH